The following coding sequences are from one Pusillimonas sp. DMV24BSW_D window:
- the dinB gene encoding DNA polymerase IV gives MHGVARRVAHLDMDAFYASVELLKYPELKGQAVVIGGRNTPAPAERADGRRVFGRLRQYVGRGVVTTSTYEARALGVFSAMGMMKAAQLAPDAYLLPADFNAYRDYSRRFKAAVAAIAPCIEDRGIDEIYIDLTPLEEPSNVIGRRLKAAVFEATGLTCSIAISPNKLLSKIGSELEKPDGLTILTHDDIPARIWPLSVGKINGIGPKATQKLQSLGIETIAQLATADAGMLQTHFGRTYAYWLLQVAQGRDEREVVTHSEPKSVSRETTFDRDLHVVHDRTHLSTIFFKLCEKVGEDLKRKGVRGRTVGVKLRFEDFRTVTRDYSLDLETDDVQLIHFAARQCLKRIEFSARVRLLGVRVSSLAPALQNGVNEPTLVQLPLY, from the coding sequence ATTCACGGCGTGGCTCGACGTGTCGCGCATCTTGATATGGACGCGTTTTATGCGTCGGTTGAGCTACTGAAGTACCCGGAGCTGAAGGGGCAGGCGGTGGTGATTGGGGGCCGTAATACGCCGGCCCCGGCTGAACGCGCCGATGGTCGTCGTGTGTTCGGGCGTTTGCGTCAGTATGTGGGGCGCGGCGTCGTGACTACGTCTACCTACGAGGCGCGGGCGTTGGGTGTGTTTTCCGCCATGGGCATGATGAAAGCGGCGCAATTGGCCCCCGACGCCTATTTGCTGCCTGCCGATTTCAATGCCTATCGAGATTATTCGCGCCGGTTCAAGGCAGCGGTTGCCGCCATTGCCCCTTGTATTGAAGATAGGGGCATTGACGAAATCTATATTGATTTGACGCCGCTCGAAGAGCCGTCGAACGTCATCGGGCGGCGGCTGAAAGCGGCTGTGTTCGAGGCAACCGGTCTGACTTGTTCTATTGCGATTTCACCCAATAAGCTCTTGTCGAAAATCGGTTCCGAATTGGAGAAACCGGATGGCCTGACCATTCTGACCCACGACGACATTCCGGCGCGAATCTGGCCGCTGTCGGTTGGGAAAATTAATGGAATCGGTCCAAAAGCCACGCAGAAATTGCAATCTTTAGGTATTGAAACGATTGCCCAATTGGCTACGGCCGATGCCGGTATGTTGCAAACACACTTTGGTCGAACTTATGCCTATTGGCTATTGCAGGTGGCGCAAGGGCGTGATGAGCGTGAAGTTGTAACGCATTCCGAGCCCAAATCAGTTAGCCGGGAAACTACCTTCGATCGGGACTTGCACGTAGTGCACGACCGCACGCACTTGTCGACCATCTTTTTCAAGTTATGTGAAAAAGTGGGTGAGGACTTGAAACGAAAAGGCGTGAGGGGGCGAACAGTAGGCGTCAAACTGCGCTTTGAAGATTTCCGGACCGTCACTCGCGATTATTCGCTCGACCTCGAAACGGATGACGTTCAGCTCATTCATTTTGCCGCCCGACAGTGTTTAAAGCGCATTGAGTTTTCGGCCCGCGTGCGTTTGCTGGGCGTGCGGGTGAGTTCTCTTGCGCCGGCTTTGCAAAATGGGGTGAACGAACCCACTTTGGTCCAATTACCGCTTTACTAG
- a CDS encoding MarR family winged helix-turn-helix transcriptional regulator, giving the protein MRQSYSAVPNNDSVSDIEQKKKQHPDNVGSTIKKEPLPDDITPDVFSQQGLWSRPGFLVRRLNQIHYAMFFEECKEGNITPVQYGILTVLSRNPWLDQTAIGYELGLDRTTSADVIKRLEEKGLVERRVNPTDKRSRQANITPEGLALMESLKDGMARSQQRLIEPLSPADRKTFMTLLAEVVEANNQHGRAALKSV; this is encoded by the coding sequence ATGAGACAGAGTTATTCAGCCGTGCCGAACAACGATTCAGTTTCGGATATAGAACAGAAAAAAAAGCAACATCCTGACAACGTCGGTTCAACGATTAAGAAGGAACCTTTGCCCGACGACATTACGCCCGACGTATTCAGCCAACAGGGGCTTTGGTCGCGCCCGGGGTTCTTGGTGCGCCGGTTGAATCAAATTCATTATGCAATGTTCTTCGAGGAATGCAAAGAGGGGAATATCACCCCGGTTCAATATGGGATTCTGACTGTGTTGTCGCGCAACCCGTGGCTGGATCAAACCGCAATTGGCTATGAGTTGGGGCTTGATCGCACCACGTCCGCCGATGTGATCAAACGGCTGGAGGAGAAAGGTCTGGTCGAGCGGCGCGTGAATCCTACCGATAAACGCTCACGTCAGGCCAATATCACGCCTGAAGGGCTGGCGCTCATGGAGTCGCTGAAAGACGGTATGGCGAGATCGCAGCAACGCCTCATCGAGCCCCTGTCGCCGGCCGATCGCAAGACATTCATGACCTTGCTGGCTGAAGTGGTGGAGGCAAACAATCAACATGGCCGGGCGGCGTTGAAGTCTGTTTGA
- a CDS encoding amidohydrolase family protein: protein MSRIRKIALEEHFSGVGFGDYSKAFVSLIDPAVAADLTRRLTDFDEIRLKEMDAAGIDYVILSQTGPGVQAEKDTAAAIARAKENNDFLAEQIARHPTRFGGFAHLPMQDPKAAADELERAVNVLGFKGALVNGHTHGVYYDDPAFDVFWERMQALDVPLYLHPFNMFDTPHMFTKHPELMGATWGWGVETGTHALRLLFGGVFDRFPKLKLILGHMGEGLPFLRWRFDSRFAVYPQGVTLERKPSEYFGSNIVITTSGVCSHPSLMGAIGEMGAEGVMFSVDYPYEETAVAAEFIETAPMDEKTRALVCHGNAERLFKL from the coding sequence GTGAGCCGAATTCGTAAAATTGCGTTGGAAGAGCACTTTTCAGGTGTGGGTTTTGGCGATTATTCAAAAGCGTTTGTCAGCCTGATCGACCCTGCCGTGGCGGCCGACTTAACGCGTCGCCTTACCGATTTCGACGAAATTCGTTTAAAGGAAATGGACGCGGCCGGAATCGATTATGTGATTCTTTCGCAAACGGGCCCTGGGGTGCAGGCCGAGAAAGACACGGCGGCCGCTATTGCCCGTGCAAAGGAAAATAATGATTTCCTGGCGGAGCAGATTGCGCGGCACCCCACGCGTTTTGGCGGTTTTGCGCATTTGCCCATGCAAGACCCCAAAGCGGCGGCCGACGAACTCGAGCGTGCGGTGAATGTGTTGGGTTTCAAGGGGGCGCTGGTGAACGGCCACACCCATGGCGTGTATTACGATGACCCGGCGTTTGACGTGTTTTGGGAACGCATGCAGGCACTGGATGTGCCCTTGTATCTGCACCCTTTCAATATGTTCGATACCCCGCACATGTTCACCAAACACCCTGAATTGATGGGCGCCACTTGGGGCTGGGGGGTGGAAACCGGTACGCATGCATTGCGCCTGCTGTTCGGCGGTGTGTTTGATCGCTTCCCGAAATTGAAGTTGATTCTGGGGCATATGGGCGAAGGGCTGCCGTTTTTACGCTGGCGTTTCGACAGCCGTTTTGCTGTGTATCCGCAGGGCGTTACGCTGGAGCGCAAGCCGTCCGAATACTTCGGCTCCAACATCGTCATCACGACATCGGGCGTATGTTCACATCCTTCTTTAATGGGTGCCATTGGCGAAATGGGCGCAGAAGGTGTTATGTTTTCGGTAGATTACCCTTATGAAGAAACTGCGGTGGCCGCCGAGTTTATCGAAACGGCACCGATGGATGAAAAAACACGTGCGCTGGTTTGCCATGGCAATGCCGAGCGCCTGTTCAAGCTTTAA
- a CDS encoding alpha/beta fold hydrolase — protein MSAFLYGANVHANGIRQHYLRYGGNEGERAGRDAVVIVPGITSPAITWGFVAERFGQHFDTYVLDVRGRGLSEASDTLDYSLDAQAADVIEFAKALGLKRYSIVGHSMGGRIGVRAARSEPEGLTRLVMVDPPVSGPGRREYPSKLPWYVDSMALARKGCSAEEMRAFCPTWTQEQLQLRAEWLHTCDERAIITSFEDFHKDDVHADMPKVKVPTMLMVAERGDVIREEDIEEIKTLIPGVAISHVNDAGHMIPWDNEEGFYEAFGDFLGAPLTRRA, from the coding sequence ATGAGTGCGTTTTTGTATGGGGCCAATGTTCACGCTAACGGTATTCGTCAGCATTACCTGCGTTATGGGGGCAATGAAGGCGAGCGGGCCGGGCGTGATGCGGTTGTCATTGTTCCCGGCATTACCAGCCCGGCTATTACATGGGGCTTTGTCGCAGAACGGTTTGGCCAACATTTCGACACTTACGTGCTCGATGTTCGCGGCCGTGGGTTGTCGGAAGCTTCCGATACGCTCGATTACAGTCTGGATGCGCAGGCGGCTGATGTTATTGAGTTCGCCAAAGCGCTGGGGTTGAAGCGTTACAGCATTGTGGGCCACTCAATGGGTGGCCGCATCGGCGTACGCGCAGCGCGTTCAGAACCGGAAGGGTTGACGCGTCTGGTCATGGTCGACCCCCCCGTTTCAGGCCCTGGGCGTCGCGAGTATCCGTCGAAGTTGCCCTGGTATGTCGATTCCATGGCGCTGGCGCGCAAGGGTTGTAGTGCTGAAGAAATGCGTGCTTTTTGTCCTACCTGGACACAAGAGCAATTACAGTTGCGCGCCGAGTGGCTCCATACTTGCGACGAACGCGCTATCATCACCAGCTTCGAAGATTTCCACAAAGACGACGTTCACGCCGATATGCCCAAGGTTAAAGTGCCCACCATGCTTATGGTGGCCGAAAGGGGCGACGTCATTCGTGAAGAAGACATTGAAGAAATCAAGACATTGATCCCGGGTGTCGCTATTTCCCACGTGAATGACGCGGGCCATATGATTCCCTGG